A portion of the Punica granatum isolate Tunisia-2019 chromosome 7, ASM765513v2, whole genome shotgun sequence genome contains these proteins:
- the LOC116215485 gene encoding U-box domain-containing protein 4-like isoform X2: METENPADVAHLQGGGGPRAGFCDLSDDPSSHSSAFSECNSDRSGEFASASPQARRRLLVACTSDRADDSFISQLVSDLGSCSIEEQRLAAMEIRLLAKNKADNRLRIAQAGAIKPLVSIISSSSDPLLQEDGVTAILNLSLCDENKEAIAASGAVKPLVRALKVGTPTSKENAACALFRLSQLEENKAVIGRSGAIPPLVGLLECGGARGKKDAATALYSLCSLRENKVRAVQAGLMRPLVELMADLDSSMVDKAAFVAHLLVTGLEEARAAVVEEGGVPVLVEIVEVGSRRQKEISVAILLQLCEDSVVYRTMVSREGAIPPLVALSQTSTSRAKQKGELQK, translated from the exons ATGGAGACTGAGAATCCGGCGGACGTAGCTCATCTGCAGGGTGGGGGAGGGCCGAGGGCTGGCTTCTGCGATTTGAGCGACGACCCCTCCTCCCACTCGTCCGCCTTCAGCGAATGCAACAGCGACCGCTCCGGCGAGTTCGCCTCAGCTTCTCCCCAGGCCCGGCGGCGGCTGCTTGTGGCCTGCACCTCCGACAGAGCAGATGACAGCTTCATCAGCCAGCTTGTTTCCGACCTCGGGTCTTGTTCCATTGAAGAGCAGCGGTTGGCCGCTATGGAAATTCGCCTCCTCGCCAAGAACAAGGCTGACAACCGCCTCAGGATCGCCCAGGCCGGCGCGATCAAGCCCCTCGTCTCGATCATCTCGTCTTCCTCCGATCCCCTGCTCCAGGAAGATGGAGTCACCGCTATCCTCAACCTGTCCCTCTGCGACGAGAACAAGGAGGCGATCGCCGCCTCCGGTGCTGTAAAGCCGCTGGTCCGGGCCCTCAAGGTCGGGACGCCAACCTCCAAGGAGAACGCCGCCTGCGCCTTGTTCCGGCTGTCCCAGTTAGAGGAAAACAAGGCGGTCATCGGGCGGTCTGGGGCAATACCTCCACTGGTGGGCCTGCTCGAGTGCGGCGGGGCACGGGGGAAGAAGGACGCAGCCACAGCCCTCTACTCGCTCTGCTCGCTTAGGGAGAATAAGGTCAGGGCAGTGCAGGCCGGGTTGATGCGGCCGCTGGTGGAGCTGATGGCAGACCTCGATTCGAGCATGGTGGACAAGGCCGCATTTGTGGCCCACTTGCTGGTCACGGGGTTGGAGGAGGCCAGGGCGGCCGTTGTGGAGGAGGGCGGCGTTCCCGTGCTGGTGGAGATTGTGGAGGTCGGCTCCCGGCGGCAGAAGGAAATCTCGGTCGCGATACTGCTGCAGCTGTGCGAGGACAGCGTCGTGTACCGTACTATGGTGTCCCGGGAAGGCGCAATCCCACCCCTCGTGGCCCTATCACAAACCAGCACAAGCCGCGCCAAGCAAAAG GGTGAATTGCAAAAATAA
- the LOC116215485 gene encoding U-box domain-containing protein 4-like isoform X1 gives METENPADVAHLQGGGGPRAGFCDLSDDPSSHSSAFSECNSDRSGEFASASPQARRRLLVACTSDRADDSFISQLVSDLGSCSIEEQRLAAMEIRLLAKNKADNRLRIAQAGAIKPLVSIISSSSDPLLQEDGVTAILNLSLCDENKEAIAASGAVKPLVRALKVGTPTSKENAACALFRLSQLEENKAVIGRSGAIPPLVGLLECGGARGKKDAATALYSLCSLRENKVRAVQAGLMRPLVELMADLDSSMVDKAAFVAHLLVTGLEEARAAVVEEGGVPVLVEIVEVGSRRQKEISVAILLQLCEDSVVYRTMVSREGAIPPLVALSQTSTSRAKQKAEKLIELLRQTRSNDGAARGSEALS, from the exons ATGGAGACTGAGAATCCGGCGGACGTAGCTCATCTGCAGGGTGGGGGAGGGCCGAGGGCTGGCTTCTGCGATTTGAGCGACGACCCCTCCTCCCACTCGTCCGCCTTCAGCGAATGCAACAGCGACCGCTCCGGCGAGTTCGCCTCAGCTTCTCCCCAGGCCCGGCGGCGGCTGCTTGTGGCCTGCACCTCCGACAGAGCAGATGACAGCTTCATCAGCCAGCTTGTTTCCGACCTCGGGTCTTGTTCCATTGAAGAGCAGCGGTTGGCCGCTATGGAAATTCGCCTCCTCGCCAAGAACAAGGCTGACAACCGCCTCAGGATCGCCCAGGCCGGCGCGATCAAGCCCCTCGTCTCGATCATCTCGTCTTCCTCCGATCCCCTGCTCCAGGAAGATGGAGTCACCGCTATCCTCAACCTGTCCCTCTGCGACGAGAACAAGGAGGCGATCGCCGCCTCCGGTGCTGTAAAGCCGCTGGTCCGGGCCCTCAAGGTCGGGACGCCAACCTCCAAGGAGAACGCCGCCTGCGCCTTGTTCCGGCTGTCCCAGTTAGAGGAAAACAAGGCGGTCATCGGGCGGTCTGGGGCAATACCTCCACTGGTGGGCCTGCTCGAGTGCGGCGGGGCACGGGGGAAGAAGGACGCAGCCACAGCCCTCTACTCGCTCTGCTCGCTTAGGGAGAATAAGGTCAGGGCAGTGCAGGCCGGGTTGATGCGGCCGCTGGTGGAGCTGATGGCAGACCTCGATTCGAGCATGGTGGACAAGGCCGCATTTGTGGCCCACTTGCTGGTCACGGGGTTGGAGGAGGCCAGGGCGGCCGTTGTGGAGGAGGGCGGCGTTCCCGTGCTGGTGGAGATTGTGGAGGTCGGCTCCCGGCGGCAGAAGGAAATCTCGGTCGCGATACTGCTGCAGCTGTGCGAGGACAGCGTCGTGTACCGTACTATGGTGTCCCGGGAAGGCGCAATCCCACCCCTCGTGGCCCTATCACAAACCAGCACAAGCCGCGCCAAGCAAAAG GCAGAGAAATTAATAGAACTGCTTCGGCAAACAAGGTCCAACGACGGTGCTGCCAGAGGATCCGAAGCACTGTCATAG